One Flavobacterium sp. 90 DNA segment encodes these proteins:
- the nirB gene encoding nitrite reductase large subunit NirB produces the protein MIRVIVVGNGMVGYKFCEKFVAKSGQEKYQITVFGEEPRRAYDRVHLSEYFGGKTADDLSLSTTEWYAQNNITLNTSELITDINREEKTIHTHLEKTHTYDYLVLATGSSAFVPPIDGVEKEGVFVYRTIEDLDAIMAYAKKIKQKGATEAAVLGGGLLGLEAAKAVRDLGLNPHVVEFAPRLMPRQLDKGASDMLQSKIEELNIGIHLNKATQYIDGKERITGMMFADDELLKVDMLVISAGIKPRDELARVSGLEVGLRGGVVVNNQMQTSDPSIFAIGEVALYNQNIYGLVAPGYEMADVAAEQILNGSKTMRETIDMSTQLKLIGVEVASFGDPFVENNDVTAIIYENKLSGIYKRINVTKDSKTLLGGILVGDSSDYNSLFQIYSNAMALPKNPEDLILGSRDGSEGSSLGSVLDLPDTAVICSCENVTKGSICCSLLDETCSNFSDVVKHTKATSGCGGCKPMVSDLVKATQKSLGKEVKDVICEHFSYTRQELFDLVKINKYENFYEVIDHHGKGDGCEVCKPVVASIFSSIYNDTANKHVTTQDTNDRFLANIQRNGTYSVVPRVAGGEITAEKLIVIGEVAKQFDLYTKITGAQRVDLFGAHLSDLPKIWKILIDNGFESGHAYGKSLRAVKSCVGNAWCRYGMDDSAGFAIELENRYKGIRSPHKLKGGVSACIRECAEARGKDFGLIAVEGGWNLYIAGNGGANPKHAVLLAEKIDKETVIKYMDRYLMYYIRTAGPLVRTATWLEKLDGGLEYLKEVIIEDSLGICETLEAEMQTLVNTFECEWKQVLEKPRLLKRFNHFVNSEEKDDNVVFVPLRDQKAPKAWS, from the coding sequence ATGATTAGAGTAATAGTAGTTGGAAACGGCATGGTTGGTTATAAATTTTGCGAAAAATTCGTCGCAAAATCAGGACAGGAAAAGTATCAGATTACAGTCTTTGGCGAAGAACCCAGACGCGCTTATGACAGAGTTCATTTAAGTGAATACTTTGGAGGAAAAACTGCAGATGACCTTTCGTTATCTACTACTGAATGGTACGCACAAAACAACATTACTCTAAATACTTCTGAATTAATTACAGATATTAATCGTGAAGAAAAAACAATACATACGCATTTAGAAAAAACACATACGTACGATTACTTAGTTCTTGCAACGGGTTCTTCGGCATTCGTTCCTCCTATTGATGGTGTCGAAAAAGAAGGCGTGTTTGTATACAGAACTATCGAAGATCTGGATGCAATTATGGCTTACGCCAAAAAAATAAAACAAAAAGGTGCAACCGAAGCGGCAGTTTTAGGCGGGGGTTTATTAGGTCTTGAAGCAGCAAAAGCCGTTCGTGATTTAGGATTGAATCCTCATGTTGTAGAATTTGCTCCGCGATTGATGCCTAGACAATTAGACAAAGGCGCCAGCGATATGTTGCAATCTAAAATCGAAGAATTAAATATTGGAATTCATCTCAATAAAGCAACACAATATATCGACGGTAAAGAACGTATAACGGGAATGATGTTTGCTGACGACGAATTGTTAAAAGTAGACATGTTGGTTATTTCTGCCGGAATTAAACCTCGCGATGAATTAGCCCGAGTTTCCGGTCTTGAAGTTGGTTTGCGAGGCGGCGTTGTGGTAAACAATCAAATGCAAACATCAGATCCTTCTATTTTTGCGATTGGCGAAGTTGCTCTGTACAATCAAAATATTTACGGACTTGTTGCTCCGGGTTACGAAATGGCCGATGTAGCCGCTGAGCAAATCTTAAATGGTTCTAAAACCATGAGAGAAACCATCGATATGTCGACACAATTGAAATTAATTGGTGTTGAAGTTGCGAGTTTTGGTGATCCTTTTGTCGAAAATAACGATGTAACAGCGATCATTTATGAAAATAAACTAAGCGGAATTTATAAAAGAATCAATGTTACCAAAGATTCTAAAACTTTATTAGGCGGAATTTTAGTTGGAGATTCCAGTGATTACAATTCACTTTTTCAGATTTACAGTAATGCAATGGCGTTGCCAAAAAATCCCGAAGATTTGATTTTAGGTTCTCGTGATGGTTCAGAAGGTTCAAGTTTAGGAAGCGTTCTTGATTTGCCAGACACAGCAGTAATCTGTTCTTGCGAAAATGTAACTAAAGGTTCAATTTGCTGTTCGCTTCTGGATGAAACTTGTTCCAATTTTTCAGATGTTGTCAAACATACCAAAGCTACTTCTGGTTGTGGAGGTTGTAAACCAATGGTTTCTGATTTGGTAAAAGCCACTCAAAAATCATTAGGAAAAGAAGTAAAAGATGTTATTTGTGAGCATTTTAGCTATACACGTCAGGAATTATTCGATTTGGTAAAAATCAATAAATACGAGAATTTCTACGAAGTTATCGATCATCATGGTAAAGGCGATGGTTGCGAGGTTTGTAAACCTGTTGTAGCTTCGATTTTCTCGAGTATTTATAATGACACTGCAAACAAACATGTTACAACTCAAGATACAAACGATAGATTCTTAGCTAATATTCAACGAAACGGAACTTATTCTGTAGTTCCAAGAGTTGCCGGAGGTGAAATTACTGCCGAGAAATTAATCGTGATTGGAGAAGTTGCCAAACAGTTTGATTTATACACTAAAATTACCGGAGCGCAACGTGTCGATTTGTTCGGAGCACATTTAAGTGATTTGCCAAAAATCTGGAAAATATTAATCGATAATGGTTTTGAAAGCGGACACGCTTACGGAAAATCACTTCGTGCTGTAAAAAGCTGCGTAGGAAATGCTTGGTGTCGTTACGGAATGGACGACAGCGCCGGATTTGCCATAGAATTAGAAAACAGATACAAAGGAATTCGTTCTCCTCACAAACTTAAAGGTGGTGTTTCAGCTTGTATTCGTGAATGTGCCGAAGCTCGCGGAAAAGATTTTGGATTAATTGCAGTTGAAGGCGGTTGGAATTTGTATATCGCCGGAAATGGTGGCGCAAATCCTAAACATGCGGTTTTATTGGCCGAGAAAATCGACAAAGAAACCGTTATAAAATACATGGATCGATACCTAATGTATTACATCCGCACGGCTGGTCCGCTTGTTAGAACAGCAACCTGGCTGGAAAAACTAGACGGAGGTTTAGAGTACTTAAAAGAAGTAATAATCGAAGATAGTTTAGGAATTTGCGAAACGCTTGAAGCCGAAATGCAGACTCTTGTAAATACTTTTGAATGTGAATGGAAACAAGTTCTCGAAAAACCAAGA
- a CDS encoding META domain-containing protein has product MKETTSKATSDEEDLTVYFKATGNEPFWGLKIGKDKTVFTSLIEGMESISFESVEPIRAMDANVKMYRLNNGKTSATVTIQQFDCQDSMSGEKSPYTVKVEINSKTLNGCGKYITDYRLHDIWVLEELNGKKVALTDFQKELPRIEIHAADNKFMGFGGCNSIGGTIFYEKDLLRFSNVISTLMACASGNKEGEFIKALQSTTTYTIGNNRLTLSNPSGKLLVLRKVD; this is encoded by the coding sequence ATGAAAGAAACAACTTCTAAAGCAACTTCAGACGAAGAAGATCTAACAGTTTATTTTAAAGCTACTGGAAATGAACCATTTTGGGGATTGAAAATAGGGAAAGACAAAACTGTTTTTACATCATTAATTGAAGGAATGGAATCTATAAGTTTTGAATCTGTTGAACCAATCAGAGCTATGGATGCCAATGTAAAAATGTATAGACTTAACAACGGAAAAACTTCTGCCACGGTTACAATTCAACAATTCGACTGTCAGGATTCAATGTCAGGCGAAAAATCACCTTATACAGTTAAGGTAGAAATTAACAGCAAAACCTTAAATGGCTGTGGAAAATATATTACAGATTACCGCTTACATGACATTTGGGTTTTGGAAGAATTAAACGGAAAAAAAGTTGCTCTTACTGATTTTCAAAAAGAATTACCAAGAATTGAGATCCATGCTGCCGATAATAAATTTATGGGATTTGGAGGTTGTAATTCTATAGGTGGAACTATTTTTTATGAGAAAGATCTATTGAGATTTTCAAATGTAATTTCGACTTTGATGGCTTGTGCATCTGGTAATAAAGAAGGTGAATTTATCAAAGCGCTTCAAAGTACAACCACTTATACTATTGGAAACAATAGATTAACGCTTTCGAATCCTTCAGGAAAACTTTTGGTTCTTAGAAAAGTAGATTAA
- a CDS encoding META domain-containing protein — translation MKKILMLFIAVSLAYSCKSTKNANATTAASSVEKKVQQTWILENLNGKVVTEKDFSILPKIVLSSSTFSGSTGCNAIKGNLFSKGAGQIQFLNFTSETKKCDAKKEGEFSQLLKTTSGYSVENNKLMLSNQFGLTMSFKKG, via the coding sequence ATGAAAAAGATTTTAATGTTATTTATTGCAGTTTCATTAGCTTACAGTTGCAAATCAACTAAGAATGCAAATGCAACGACAGCTGCAAGTTCGGTTGAAAAGAAAGTACAGCAAACCTGGATTTTAGAAAATCTAAATGGGAAAGTGGTTACTGAAAAGGATTTTTCAATTCTTCCAAAAATCGTATTGAGTTCGTCAACATTCTCTGGATCTACAGGATGTAATGCTATAAAAGGAAATTTATTTTCGAAAGGTGCAGGGCAAATCCAGTTTTTGAATTTTACTTCAGAAACTAAAAAGTGCGATGCAAAAAAAGAAGGTGAGTTTTCGCAATTGTTAAAAACAACTTCAGGTTATTCAGTAGAGAATAATAAGTTGATGCTTTCAAATCAATTTGGATTGACAATGTCTTTCAAAAAAGGTTAA
- a CDS encoding integrase core domain-containing protein, which translates to MRNNSQDSTLERNYLEKYRFLIKEYEQVKNKTHPLYKKAMDFYAANNTCRKSFLKYYNRFKQSGKSIDLLPQKRGPKYKTRRPLPFIEQKVIALREKGNNKYEIVSILRPKLGKHTPSYSGVYNILKRNKINRLTPKIKKNHQKIIKERMGQLGHIDCHYLSKSIIKGENKNRYLVCVIDDYSRIAWAELVSDITSLTVMFAALKCLNILSDHYEIKFEEILSDNGAEFGPKTSKVKNNHPFERMLMELGIVHRYTKPYRPQTNGKVERFWRTLEDDLLRDTDFDSHEELKEELLQYLYYYNHERPHQGIDGKKPIEMINPLPK; encoded by the coding sequence ATGAGAAATAATAGTCAGGATTCCACTTTAGAGCGGAACTACTTAGAGAAGTATCGTTTTCTAATAAAAGAATATGAACAGGTAAAAAATAAAACTCATCCTTTGTATAAAAAAGCAATGGATTTTTATGCAGCAAATAATACTTGCCGAAAGAGTTTTTTAAAGTATTATAATCGCTTTAAACAAAGTGGGAAATCTATTGATTTATTGCCCCAAAAAAGAGGTCCCAAATATAAAACAAGACGTCCTTTGCCTTTTATAGAGCAAAAAGTAATTGCATTACGAGAAAAAGGAAACAACAAATATGAAATTGTTAGTATCTTAAGACCCAAATTAGGGAAGCATACACCATCATATTCAGGAGTTTATAATATTTTAAAACGCAATAAAATAAATAGATTAACTCCGAAGATTAAAAAGAATCATCAAAAAATAATCAAGGAAAGAATGGGACAACTTGGTCATATTGATTGTCATTATTTGAGCAAAAGTATAATTAAAGGGGAAAATAAAAATCGCTATTTAGTTTGTGTAATAGATGATTACAGTCGAATTGCCTGGGCTGAATTAGTTTCTGATATTACCAGTTTAACAGTTATGTTTGCGGCATTGAAATGTTTAAACATCCTAAGTGATCATTATGAAATAAAATTTGAAGAGATATTATCTGATAATGGAGCTGAATTTGGACCTAAAACAAGCAAAGTGAAAAATAATCACCCTTTTGAGAGGATGTTAATGGAATTAGGTATTGTTCATAGGTACACAAAACCCTACAGACCACAAACTAATGGTAAAGTTGAACGCTTTTGGAGAACTCTTGAAGATGATTTATTGAGAGACACAGATTTTGATTCTCATGAAGAATTAAAAGAAGAATTATTGCAATACTTATATTATTATAATCATGAAAGACCACATCAAGGTATTGATGGAAAAAAACCAATCGAAATGATAAATCCGTTACCGAAATAA